A region from the Aquimarina sp. ERC-38 genome encodes:
- a CDS encoding CDP-alcohol phosphatidyltransferase family protein, with protein MQLKKQIPNFITLLNLFSGCIAVLFAVQGQLPLAAAFALLGIVFDFFDGLAARALQAYSELGLQLDSLADAVTSGVVPGIVMYQLLTRSFGQPFYIDSGNWQEAQVYTSFDISYVSFFGLCITLASAYRLAKFNIDTRQTDSFIGLPTPANTLLILSLPLILEYQPSAIVTSIIENKIVLLLITIISCYLLNAEIKLFALKFKTWGFKENAMRYVFLILCLGLLITLKFIAIPIIILLYIIFSAVYSFRNRGVVV; from the coding sequence ATGCAATTAAAAAAACAAATTCCTAATTTTATTACTCTTTTAAACCTGTTTAGCGGATGTATCGCAGTATTGTTTGCTGTACAAGGGCAATTGCCCTTAGCTGCTGCATTTGCCCTGTTAGGGATTGTATTTGATTTTTTTGACGGATTGGCAGCTAGAGCCCTGCAAGCCTATAGTGAATTGGGGTTACAATTAGATTCGCTAGCAGACGCCGTTACCAGCGGAGTAGTACCCGGGATTGTGATGTATCAGCTACTAACCCGTTCGTTTGGACAACCGTTCTATATAGATTCGGGAAACTGGCAGGAAGCGCAGGTTTATACTAGTTTTGATATTTCCTATGTATCCTTTTTCGGTTTATGTATCACTTTAGCCTCTGCCTACCGTCTGGCTAAGTTTAATATTGATACCCGACAGACCGATAGTTTTATCGGCCTCCCCACTCCGGCAAATACTCTATTAATTCTAAGTTTACCTTTAATTTTAGAATATCAACCGTCCGCAATAGTCACTAGTATAATAGAAAATAAAATAGTACTTCTATTAATAACCATAATCAGTTGCTATCTCTTGAATGCCGAAATAAAATTATTTGCCTTAAAATTTAAAACCTGGGGTTTTAAAGAAAATGCGATGCGCTACGTATTTTTAATTTTATGTTTAGGTTTATTAATAACACTTAAATTTATAGCAATACCCATTATTATCCTACTTTACATCATATTTTCTGCGGTGTATAGTTTTAGGAATAGGGGAGTAGTAGTTTAA
- the lptB gene encoding LPS export ABC transporter ATP-binding protein, whose amino-acid sequence MKLKADNLMKSYKGRKVVKGISLEVNQGEIVGLLGPNGAGKTTSFYMIVGLVKPNGGKISLDTTDITKFPMYKRAQNGIGYLAQEASVFRKLSIEDNILSVLQLTKLSKKEQQHKMESLIDEFSLGHIRKNRGDLLSGGERRRTEIARALATDPNFILLDEPFAGVDPVAVEDIQRIVAQLKNKNIGILITDHNVQETLAITDRTYLMFEGSILKAGIPEELAEDEMVRKVYLGQNFELRKKKLNF is encoded by the coding sequence ATGAAGTTAAAGGCAGATAATTTAATGAAATCCTACAAGGGCCGGAAGGTGGTTAAAGGAATTTCACTAGAAGTAAACCAGGGTGAAATCGTTGGGTTACTGGGTCCTAACGGGGCAGGTAAGACTACTTCTTTTTACATGATCGTAGGACTTGTAAAGCCTAACGGCGGAAAAATTTCACTAGATACAACAGATATTACCAAATTCCCAATGTATAAACGGGCGCAAAATGGAATTGGATATTTGGCTCAGGAAGCTTCGGTTTTTAGAAAATTGAGTATTGAAGATAATATTTTAAGTGTGTTACAACTGACTAAGCTTTCTAAAAAGGAACAGCAACATAAAATGGAATCTTTAATTGATGAATTCAGTTTAGGACATATCCGAAAAAACCGAGGAGACTTACTAAGTGGTGGGGAACGCAGGCGAACGGAAATTGCACGAGCACTGGCTACAGACCCTAATTTTATTTTGCTGGATGAACCTTTTGCCGGAGTAGATCCAGTTGCAGTAGAAGATATTCAACGTATCGTAGCACAGTTGAAGAACAAGAATATTGGTATTTTAATTACGGATCATAACGTACAGGAAACACTTGCCATTACCGATCGTACCTATCTTATGTTTGAAGGAAGTATCTTAAAAGCAGGTATCCCCGAAGAATTAGCAGAAGATGAAATGGTACGTAAAGTGTACCTGGGGCAAAACTTCGAACTACGTAAAAAGAAGTTAAATTTTTAA
- a CDS encoding carboxymuconolactone decarboxylase family protein, which translates to MSMVEEFNEYREKMNSRILEDNNKIIKRIFNLDTNAYMPGALDVKTKELLGLVASAVLRCDDCVKYHLETCHKEGLQKEEVIEALGIATLVGGTIVIPHLRKAYEFWDALEGDS; encoded by the coding sequence ATGAGTATGGTAGAAGAATTTAACGAGTATCGGGAGAAAATGAATTCCCGAATTTTGGAAGATAACAACAAGATTATCAAACGTATTTTTAACCTGGATACAAATGCATATATGCCTGGTGCTTTGGATGTTAAAACCAAAGAACTTCTAGGTTTGGTTGCTTCGGCGGTGTTACGTTGTGATGATTGTGTGAAATATCATTTGGAGACCTGTCATAAAGAAGGTTTGCAAAAGGAAGAGGTGATTGAAGCTTTAGGTATTGCTACGTTAGTGGGTGGTACGATTGTGATTCCGCATTTACGTAAGGCGTATGAGTTTTGGGATGCGTTGGAAGGTGATTCTTAG
- the tatC gene encoding twin-arginine translocase subunit TatC — MAKKKTKDPQTMSFLDHLEELRWHLIRATTAVLIMGIIAFIAKGFIFDVLIFGPRNADFPTYRGLCWLSQLSGMDNSLCFEQSPFSIQSRKVAGQFSVHIWTSITAGFIAAFPFVLYEFWKFIAPALYENERKYSKGFIFISSLLFFLGVLFGYYVITPLSLNFLGSYQVSELVLNEFDVDDYIRLVRVSVIACGLIFELPIIMYFLAKVGLVTPEFLRKYRKFALVIVLILSAIITPPDIVSQIIVAIPILILYEVSILISKIVVRNNNKKQKKVSVT; from the coding sequence ATGGCAAAAAAGAAAACGAAAGATCCGCAAACCATGTCTTTTTTGGATCATTTGGAGGAGTTACGATGGCATTTAATAAGAGCAACTACGGCTGTTTTGATTATGGGGATCATAGCTTTTATTGCTAAGGGATTTATTTTTGATGTCTTAATTTTTGGCCCTAGAAACGCAGACTTTCCTACGTATCGAGGATTATGTTGGCTATCCCAATTATCAGGTATGGATAATAGTTTATGTTTTGAACAATCTCCTTTTAGTATACAAAGCCGTAAGGTTGCCGGGCAGTTTTCCGTTCATATTTGGACGTCAATTACTGCTGGTTTTATTGCCGCATTTCCTTTTGTATTATACGAATTCTGGAAGTTTATAGCCCCTGCCCTCTATGAAAACGAACGAAAATATTCAAAGGGTTTTATTTTTATTAGTTCGCTATTGTTTTTCTTAGGTGTTTTATTTGGGTATTATGTAATTACGCCACTTTCTTTGAACTTTTTAGGAAGCTATCAGGTAAGTGAATTGGTATTAAATGAATTTGATGTTGATGATTATATCCGCCTGGTGCGTGTTTCCGTTATTGCTTGCGGATTAATTTTCGAGCTTCCAATTATCATGTATTTTTTAGCAAAAGTTGGTTTAGTTACTCCTGAATTTTTAAGAAAATACCGGAAATTTGCTTTGGTCATTGTTTTAATTCTTTCGGCTATTATCACTCCACCCGATATTGTAAGTCAGATTATTGTGGCGATTCCCATATTGATTTTATATGAGGTTAGCATTTTGATTTCTAAAATTGTAGTTCGAAATAATAATAAAAAACAAAAAAAGGTATCTGTTACATGA
- a CDS encoding KpsF/GutQ family sugar-phosphate isomerase, with protein sequence MDTQESIISFAKTTILEQAKAIATIESFIDTEFAEVVQHIHQSKGRVIVTGIGKSAIIATKIVATMNSTGTPAVFMHAADAIHGDLGSILKDDIVICISKSGNTPEIKVLVPFIKEFKNKIIGITSNRDSFLGKEADFVLKAYVEKEVCPNNLAPTTSTTVQMVIGDALATSLLNLRGFTSTDFAKYHPGGTLGKKLYLRVSDITALNEKPVVHPDSSINEVIFEITEKRLGATAVLENNKIIGIITDGDIRRMLTTSESFEGLKASDIMSVHPKQIENDALAVDALEVLENNHISQVLASENGVYTGLVHIHDLMREGIL encoded by the coding sequence TTGGATACACAAGAATCTATAATTTCTTTTGCAAAAACCACAATACTTGAACAGGCCAAAGCTATTGCTACCATTGAATCTTTTATCGACACCGAGTTTGCCGAAGTTGTACAACATATCCATCAATCTAAAGGAAGGGTAATTGTTACCGGAATTGGAAAAAGTGCTATTATTGCCACAAAAATAGTAGCTACCATGAACTCAACCGGTACTCCTGCCGTTTTTATGCATGCGGCAGATGCCATTCACGGGGATTTGGGTTCTATTTTAAAAGATGATATTGTTATCTGTATTTCAAAAAGCGGTAATACTCCTGAGATAAAGGTGCTAGTTCCTTTTATTAAGGAATTTAAAAATAAGATTATTGGTATTACTTCAAATCGCGATTCATTTTTAGGAAAGGAAGCTGATTTTGTCCTTAAGGCTTATGTTGAAAAAGAAGTTTGCCCTAATAACCTGGCTCCTACGACCAGTACTACGGTACAAATGGTGATTGGAGATGCGCTAGCTACCAGTTTATTAAATTTAAGAGGATTTACCAGCACGGATTTTGCTAAATATCATCCCGGCGGGACTTTAGGTAAAAAACTTTACCTACGTGTTAGTGACATTACTGCCCTTAATGAAAAACCGGTAGTTCATCCGGATTCAAGTATTAATGAAGTTATCTTTGAAATTACTGAAAAACGCCTGGGAGCTACGGCAGTCTTGGAAAACAATAAAATAATAGGTATTATTACCGATGGGGATATTAGACGAATGTTAACAACTTCTGAATCTTTTGAAGGGTTAAAAGCATCGGATATTATGTCTGTACATCCAAAGCAAATTGAAAACGATGCCCTTGCAGTTGATGCTCTAGAGGTCTTAGAGAACAATCATATTTCTCAGGTGTTAGCAAGCGAAAACGGGGTATATACCGGTCTTGTTCATATTCATGATTTAATGAGAGAAGGAATTCTATAA
- the recQ gene encoding DNA helicase RecQ — MDVTEMELQKALKKYFGFGQFRGLQEDVIKSVLNKENTFVIMPTGGGKSLCYQLPALMLEGTAIVVSPLIALMKNQVDAIRSISEHRGVAHVLNSSLNKSEVKQVKEDILSGITKLLYVAPESLTKEEYVEFLKEQSISFLAIDEAHCISEWGHDFRPEYRNLRSIIERIGQNIPIIGLTATATPKVQEDILKNLRMHKANTFKASFNRPNLYYEIRPKTKNVDADIIRFVKQNKDKSGIIYCLSRKRVEELAQTLEVNGIKAVPYHAGLDAKTRAKHQDMFLMEDTDVVVATIAFGMGIDKPDVRFVIHHDIPKSIESYYQETGRAGRDGGEGHCLAYYSYKDIEKLEKFMSGKPVAEQEIGHALLQEIVAFAETSMSRRKFILHYFGEDFDTVNGDGADMDDNVRNPKKQQEAQDEVRTLLKIVKKTGEIYKSKDLVNVLTGKSNALISSHKTNTQKFFGSGSDKDKNYWMALIRQVLVAGYLKKDIETYGVIRITKAGKKFIDNPESFMMTEDHIYSEHNDDQSIVTAKSGGACLDKVLIKSLKELRKKVAKKLGVPPFVVFQDPSIEDMALKYPVTIEELGNVHGVSEGKAKKYGREFIHLISAYVEDHNIIRPDDLVVKSTGANSGLKLYIIQSVDRKLPLDDIAAAKGMDMEQFLKEMEVIVYSGTKLNISYWLDEILDEEQQEEIHEYFIDAESDDISLAMEEFDGDYDDEELRMYRIKFISEVAN; from the coding sequence ATGGATGTAACAGAAATGGAATTACAGAAAGCCCTGAAAAAATACTTTGGGTTTGGGCAATTTCGTGGATTACAGGAAGACGTCATAAAGAGTGTTTTAAATAAGGAAAATACGTTTGTAATTATGCCTACTGGCGGTGGTAAATCGCTTTGTTATCAATTACCGGCACTTATGTTAGAAGGTACGGCAATTGTAGTATCACCACTTATTGCCTTAATGAAAAATCAGGTAGATGCCATTAGGAGTATCTCTGAACATAGAGGGGTAGCACACGTACTCAATTCCTCTTTAAATAAATCCGAAGTAAAACAAGTAAAAGAAGACATCCTTTCCGGGATTACTAAATTACTATATGTAGCACCAGAATCTCTAACTAAAGAAGAGTATGTCGAATTTTTAAAAGAGCAAAGTATATCGTTTCTTGCCATTGACGAAGCCCATTGTATTAGTGAATGGGGTCATGATTTTCGTCCGGAATATCGGAATTTACGTAGTATTATTGAGCGAATTGGTCAGAATATACCAATTATAGGCTTAACTGCCACCGCTACACCTAAGGTACAGGAAGATATTTTAAAAAACCTTAGGATGCATAAAGCCAATACTTTCAAAGCATCCTTTAACCGTCCAAATTTATACTATGAAATTCGCCCGAAAACTAAAAATGTAGATGCGGATATCATTCGTTTTGTAAAACAAAACAAAGACAAAAGTGGTATTATCTATTGCTTAAGCCGAAAGAGAGTGGAAGAACTTGCACAAACCCTGGAAGTTAATGGGATTAAAGCAGTTCCTTACCATGCAGGATTAGATGCAAAAACCCGGGCAAAACATCAGGATATGTTCCTTATGGAAGATACGGATGTCGTAGTAGCAACAATTGCCTTTGGTATGGGGATAGACAAACCGGATGTCCGTTTTGTCATTCACCACGACATCCCTAAAAGTATAGAAAGTTATTACCAGGAAACCGGTAGAGCTGGTAGGGATGGAGGAGAAGGACACTGTCTGGCGTACTACTCGTATAAAGATATTGAAAAACTTGAAAAATTTATGAGTGGAAAACCTGTTGCCGAGCAGGAAATAGGGCATGCCTTGCTTCAGGAAATTGTAGCTTTTGCTGAAACTTCTATGTCTCGTAGAAAGTTCATTCTTCATTATTTCGGAGAAGATTTTGATACGGTAAATGGGGATGGCGCAGATATGGACGACAACGTTAGGAACCCTAAAAAACAACAGGAAGCTCAAGATGAAGTTCGTACGTTGCTAAAAATTGTAAAAAAGACCGGAGAAATCTATAAATCCAAAGATTTAGTCAATGTTCTAACTGGTAAAAGCAATGCACTCATTTCTTCGCATAAAACTAATACCCAAAAATTTTTTGGTAGCGGTTCAGATAAAGATAAAAACTACTGGATGGCACTAATCCGACAAGTGTTAGTGGCCGGATACCTTAAAAAAGATATAGAAACTTACGGAGTAATCAGAATAACAAAGGCAGGAAAAAAGTTTATCGACAATCCTGAAAGTTTTATGATGACTGAAGATCATATTTATTCCGAACATAATGATGATCAGTCGATTGTAACGGCAAAGTCCGGAGGTGCCTGTTTAGATAAGGTGTTAATAAAATCCTTAAAAGAATTACGTAAAAAAGTGGCTAAAAAGCTAGGAGTTCCTCCTTTTGTAGTTTTTCAGGATCCTTCTATAGAAGATATGGCTTTAAAATATCCGGTCACGATAGAAGAATTAGGGAATGTTCATGGAGTTAGTGAAGGAAAGGCCAAGAAATACGGTCGAGAATTTATTCATTTAATTTCGGCTTACGTCGAGGATCATAATATAATTAGACCGGATGACTTAGTTGTAAAAAGTACCGGTGCTAATAGTGGTCTTAAACTTTATATTATTCAAAGTGTAGATAGAAAACTTCCTTTGGATGATATTGCTGCCGCCAAAGGTATGGACATGGAGCAATTTCTTAAAGAAATGGAAGTTATTGTCTATAGCGGAACCAAATTAAACATTTCTTACTGGTTAGACGAGATTTTGGACGAAGAGCAACAGGAAGAAATACATGAGTATTTTATAGATGCTGAAAGTGATGATATAAGTCTTGCTATGGAAGAATTTGATGGGGATTATGATGATGAAGAATTAAGAATGTACCGAATTAAATTTATTAGTGAAGTAGCAAATTAA
- the rplT gene encoding 50S ribosomal protein L20, translating into MPRSVNSVAKRARRKKVLKQAKGYFGRRKNVWTVAKNAVDKAMSYAYRDRRNKKRTFRALWITRINAGARQHGMSYSQFMGKVKANGIELNRKVLADLAMNHPEAFKAIVDKIN; encoded by the coding sequence ATGCCAAGATCAGTAAATTCTGTTGCTAAAAGAGCCAGAAGAAAAAAAGTTTTAAAACAAGCCAAAGGTTACTTCGGACGAAGAAAAAATGTATGGACCGTTGCTAAAAATGCAGTTGACAAAGCTATGTCATACGCATACAGAGACCGACGAAATAAAAAGAGAACCTTTCGTGCTTTATGGATAACTCGTATTAATGCGGGCGCCAGACAACACGGAATGTCCTATTCTCAATTTATGGGAAAAGTAAAGGCAAATGGTATTGAACTAAATCGTAAAGTACTTGCAGATTTAGCTATGAATCATCCGGAAGCTTTTAAAGCAATCGTAGATAAAATAAATTAA
- the rpmI gene encoding 50S ribosomal protein L35 gives MPKMKTKSSAKKRFKLTGTGKIKRKHAFKSHILTKKSKKRKLALTKMTLVHKSDESSIKEQLRLK, from the coding sequence ATGCCTAAAATGAAAACCAAATCCAGTGCTAAAAAGCGTTTTAAGCTTACCGGTACCGGAAAAATTAAAAGAAAGCACGCTTTTAAAAGTCATATTTTGACAAAAAAGTCTAAGAAGCGTAAGCTTGCATTAACTAAAATGACGTTAGTGCACAAAAGCGATGAAAGTAGTATTAAGGAGCAATTACGCCTTAAATAA
- the infC gene encoding translation initiation factor IF-3, whose protein sequence is MNHKIRVDEVRLVGDNVEVGVYPIRKARDLAEAQELDLVEISPKAVPPVCKIMDYKKFLYEQKKRDKVLKNKASKVTIKEIRFGPNTDEHDYEFKKKHAVKFLSEGAKLKAYVFFKGRSIIYKDQGQILLLRLAQELEEYGKVEQMPKLEGKRMIMFIAPKKTK, encoded by the coding sequence ATTAACCATAAAATACGGGTTGATGAAGTGCGTCTGGTTGGAGATAATGTTGAAGTTGGGGTATATCCCATAAGAAAAGCAAGAGATCTTGCCGAAGCACAAGAACTGGATTTAGTCGAGATTTCGCCTAAAGCCGTACCGCCTGTTTGTAAGATAATGGATTATAAAAAATTCCTTTACGAACAGAAAAAGAGGGATAAGGTTCTTAAGAATAAAGCTTCTAAAGTAACTATTAAGGAAATCAGGTTTGGTCCCAATACGGATGAGCATGATTATGAATTTAAAAAGAAACATGCGGTTAAATTCTTGAGTGAAGGAGCAAAGCTCAAAGCCTATGTTTTCTTTAAGGGACGGTCTATTATTTATAAAGATCAAGGTCAGATTTTACTATTACGCCTAGCTCAGGAATTAGAAGAGTACGGTAAGGTAGAACAAATGCCAAAACTGGAAGGTAAGCGTATGATTATGTTTATCGCTCCCAAAAAAACGAAGTAA
- the thrS gene encoding threonine--tRNA ligase translates to MIKITLPDASVREFESGATPIDVAKNISEGFARNVISAKFNGKTIETKTPLTKDGSLTLFTWKDPEGKTAFWHSSAHILAQALEAIYPGVKLWVGPAIENGFYYDVDLEDQTISEKDFKAIEDKMLEIARGKHEFVMREVSKDEALSYYKGTNEYKVELVEGLEDGTITFCDHDTFTDLCRGGHIPNTGIVKAVKIMSVAGAYHKGDENNKQLTRVYGITFPKQKDLKEYLELLEQAKQRDHRKLGKELQLFTFSKKVGQGLPLWLPNGAALRDRLEQFLKKAQKKAGYEMVVTPHIGQKDLYVTSGHYAKYGEDSFQPIHTPNEGEEFLLKPMNCPHHCEIYNDSPWSYRDLPKRYAEFGTVYRYEQSGELHGLTRVRGFTQDDAHIFCTPNQLDEEFKKVIDLVLYVFGSLGFEDFTAQVSIRDPETPEKYIGTTENWDKAEQAIINAAKDKDLTYVVETGEAAFYGPKLDFMVRDALGRSWQLGTIQVDYNLPERFDLTYKGNDNELHRPVMIHRAPFGSMERFIAILLEHTGGNFPLWLMPEQVIILSISEKYEKYAEKVLNLLENNEIRSLSDHRNETIGKKIREAEMKKIPYIIIVGEKEEEEGMISVRKHGGEDLGTLSVESFSSLIKDEIATSLKSFNP, encoded by the coding sequence ATGATCAAGATTACTTTGCCTGATGCTTCTGTTCGGGAGTTTGAATCCGGAGCTACTCCAATAGATGTAGCTAAAAATATAAGTGAGGGTTTTGCCAGAAACGTAATTTCTGCAAAATTTAATGGGAAGACTATTGAAACTAAAACTCCACTTACCAAGGATGGAAGTTTGACTTTGTTTACCTGGAAAGATCCGGAAGGAAAAACAGCGTTTTGGCATTCATCTGCTCATATATTAGCACAAGCTTTAGAAGCTATATATCCTGGGGTAAAGCTTTGGGTGGGTCCTGCCATTGAAAATGGTTTCTATTATGATGTTGACTTGGAAGATCAAACAATTTCAGAAAAAGATTTTAAAGCTATAGAGGATAAGATGCTGGAAATTGCCCGTGGAAAACACGAATTTGTAATGCGGGAAGTATCTAAAGACGAAGCACTTTCTTATTATAAAGGTACTAATGAATATAAAGTAGAATTGGTTGAAGGGCTTGAAGACGGAACTATTACCTTTTGCGATCATGATACTTTTACGGATTTATGCCGTGGAGGCCATATTCCTAATACAGGAATTGTGAAGGCTGTAAAAATTATGAGTGTAGCCGGAGCTTATCATAAGGGAGATGAAAATAACAAACAACTGACCCGAGTTTATGGTATTACTTTTCCGAAGCAAAAGGATTTAAAAGAATATCTGGAACTTCTGGAACAAGCAAAACAAAGAGATCATCGAAAATTAGGAAAAGAATTACAACTTTTTACTTTTTCAAAGAAAGTTGGCCAGGGATTACCCTTATGGTTACCTAATGGTGCTGCTTTACGAGACCGCCTGGAACAATTTTTAAAGAAAGCACAGAAAAAAGCAGGTTATGAAATGGTGGTAACTCCGCATATTGGTCAAAAAGACCTTTATGTAACATCAGGTCACTATGCGAAATACGGGGAAGATAGTTTTCAACCTATTCATACCCCTAATGAAGGAGAAGAGTTTTTATTAAAACCCATGAACTGTCCGCATCATTGCGAAATTTATAATGATAGTCCCTGGTCTTACCGGGATTTACCAAAAAGATATGCAGAATTTGGAACAGTTTATCGATATGAGCAAAGTGGCGAGTTACACGGATTAACAAGAGTACGTGGATTTACGCAGGATGATGCGCATATCTTTTGTACTCCTAACCAGCTGGATGAAGAATTTAAAAAAGTAATTGACCTGGTATTATATGTATTTGGATCTTTAGGGTTTGAAGACTTTACCGCTCAGGTTTCTATAAGAGATCCGGAAACGCCTGAGAAATACATAGGTACTACCGAAAATTGGGATAAGGCAGAACAAGCTATTATTAATGCGGCTAAGGATAAAGATCTTACTTATGTAGTTGAAACCGGAGAAGCTGCGTTTTACGGACCCAAACTTGATTTTATGGTAAGGGATGCTTTGGGTAGAAGTTGGCAATTAGGTACGATACAGGTAGATTATAATTTACCGGAGCGATTTGACCTTACTTATAAGGGAAATGACAATGAATTACACCGACCGGTAATGATTCATAGAGCTCCTTTTGGGAGTATGGAACGTTTTATTGCTATTTTACTGGAACATACAGGAGGCAACTTTCCGCTCTGGCTCATGCCCGAACAGGTTATTATACTCTCTATCAGCGAGAAGTATGAAAAATACGCTGAAAAAGTTTTAAATTTGTTAGAAAATAACGAAATTCGCAGCCTCTCGGATCATCGCAATGAAACTATTGGCAAGAAAATTCGTGAGGCGGAAATGAAAAAAATTCCGTATATTATAATAGTTGGAGAAAAAGAAGAGGAAGAGGGTATGATTTCAGTACGAAAGCATGGAGGCGAAGATCTGGGTACTTTATCTGTTGAATCGTTTTCTAGTCTTATCAAAGATGAAATCGCTACTTCTTTAAAATCTTTTAATCCTTAA